The proteins below come from a single Rosa rugosa chromosome 2, drRosRugo1.1, whole genome shotgun sequence genomic window:
- the LOC133729524 gene encoding uncharacterized protein LOC133729524 — MKKKVNVEAARAVSGRSNVLSSKQKGSRILQSAPRRCNRGALSIHIDETYETFLNLAVMSGDIMIYTPRNGTRNIYEEDMESSSDSEETVLDNNQRDGYHPSYVKTKATLRRGVMKKKMSCSKNYEDTSSESDLNEQDSHQHDGCRASFVKKNPAINRTMRKTVSPRARRSALQNKNRKTPTGNLEVLREKNSAVAKKKNIKETLSTVIGKSNGCPPKTPCLETLQFSERGCHCAAECDLVNESYE, encoded by the exons atgaagaagaaggttaATGTGGAAGCTGCACGTGCTGTTTCTGGTAGGTCAAATGTACTCTCTAGCAAACAAAAAGGTTCCCGGATCCTACAATCTGCTCCGCGTAGGTGTAACCGTGGAGCTTTATCTATTCATATTGATGAGACGTATGAAACATTTCTCAACCTTGCTGTGATGTCTGGTGACATAATGATATATACACCCAGAAATGGTACAAGAAATATTTATGAGGAGGATATGGAGAGTTCATCAGATTCAGAAGAAACTGTACTAGACAACAATCAACGTGATGGATATCATCCCTCATAT GTGAAAACCAAGGCCACGTTAAGGAGGGGTGTGATGAAGAAAAAGATGAGCTGCTCTAAGAACTACGAAGATACTTCCTCAGAATCGGATCTAAATGAACAGGACAGTCATCAACATGATGGATGTCGTGCCTCATTT GTGAAAAAGAATCCTGCAATTAATAGAACTATGAGAAAAACTGTGAGCCCAAGAGCTCGTAGGAGTGCTCTGCAGAATAAAAACAGGAAGACTCCCACCGGAAATTTAGAGGTCCTCCGAGAAAAAAACAGTGCAGtggcaaagaagaagaatataaaaGAAACTCTGAGTACTGTTATTGGTAAGTCAAATGGTTGCCCCCCTAAAACACCTTGCTTAGAGACTCTTCAATTTTCTGAGCGTGGGTGCCACTGTGCAGCTGAATGTGATTTAGTAAATGAGAGTTATGAATAA